One Mesorhizobium sp. L-2-11 genomic region harbors:
- the tnpA gene encoding IS66-like element accessory protein TnpA, with product MTISEFTLKSSDLEPVRRFEVFTGTGRRREWSPEEKSRIVAESYAADETVCAVARRYALSPQQLFTWRRAARQPAAERVAMSDSLFVPAVVAAPTMEPTAKRAPRQRKRKAARDGGVIELEIDGVAMRVGRGADAKTVAAVIRALKATP from the coding sequence ATGACGATTTCAGAGTTTACGCTTAAGTCCAGCGATCTTGAGCCGGTGCGCCGGTTCGAGGTTTTCACGGGCACCGGCCGGCGGCGGGAATGGTCGCCGGAAGAGAAGTCGCGGATCGTGGCGGAAAGCTACGCAGCCGACGAGACGGTATGTGCTGTCGCGCGCCGATACGCTTTGTCCCCGCAGCAACTGTTCACCTGGCGTCGGGCCGCTCGCCAGCCGGCGGCCGAGAGAGTGGCGATGTCGGACTCGTTGTTCGTGCCAGCGGTTGTGGCGGCTCCGACGATGGAACCGACAGCGAAGCGGGCGCCAAGGCAACGCAAACGGAAAGCCGCCCGAGACGGCGGGGTGATCGAGCTGGAGATCGACGGTGTCGCCATGCGTGTTGGCCGCGGCGCCGATGCCAAGACGGTGGCTGCTGTAATCCGCGCGCTGAAGGCGACGCCGTGA
- the tnpB gene encoding IS66 family insertion sequence element accessory protein TnpB (TnpB, as the term is used for proteins encoded by IS66 family insertion elements, is considered an accessory protein, since TnpC, encoded by a neighboring gene, is a DDE family transposase.), protein MIGPTGAVKVMVATKPVDFRTGAEGLAALVRETMGADPFSGAVYVFRAKRTDRIKLIFWDGTGVCLYAKRLEDGEFRWPKVHDGVMRLTAAQLSALLEGLDWRRVHEARRTRVPVQAG, encoded by the coding sequence GTGATCGGACCGACGGGTGCGGTCAAGGTCATGGTGGCGACGAAGCCGGTCGACTTCCGAACGGGCGCGGAGGGTCTGGCCGCACTGGTGCGCGAGACGATGGGCGCCGATCCGTTCAGCGGCGCGGTCTACGTCTTCCGGGCAAAGCGGACGGACCGGATCAAGCTGATCTTCTGGGATGGCACCGGAGTCTGCCTTTATGCCAAACGCCTGGAGGATGGCGAGTTCCGCTGGCCGAAAGTGCATGACGGCGTGATGCGGCTGACGGCCGCGCAACTGTCGGCGCTGCTTGAAGGACTGGACTGGCGGCGGGTCCATGAGGCCCGCCGGACCCGCGTTCCGGTCCAGGCCGGTTGA